Proteins from a genomic interval of Fusarium oxysporum Fo47 chromosome I, complete sequence:
- a CDS encoding repair protein Rad1/Rec1/Rad17-domain-containing protein: MDSSLPEVWQAAAGSPFFPTVSKGSQFWVAFFLLLLGFSLTGVFALNRTIVNVPVLGIPASIAIAHNLEMAPDAQPIFRAVATSTRPLYQLLRCINFAPRVHVQITEDGVRFAADHARVMQGVAFLDKALFSSYTANLPAQDGDNPPELPNFQLSLSSVLEVLQIFGAVDVATRAQKADQDPYRSNLRNYRPDAFSNQTLGISGTCTLQYGQEGDPFKITIEESGVKTTASLTTYLPEIPDDIPFDRNDLSFKIIMQSRTLLDSLAEISPTAPTKLTITTTKTSPFLSLAGVGDLGSSGVDFARGRDLLETFNIQERWSQAYKFDFIKNSTEAMRIATKVSLRGDGQGVLSLQFMVDIEGGKRSFLDFRFVPFISHDEDDDEDDEAEEAGEAD; encoded by the exons ATGGATTCTTCGCTGCCTGAGGTCtggcaagctgctgctggcaGTCCCTTCTTCCCTACTGTGAGCAAAGGAAGCCAGTTCTGGGTCGCCTTTTTCTTGCTACTCCTCGGATTCTCTCTCACCGGCGTCTTTGCTCTGA ACCGCACAATCGTCAACGTTCCCGTACTAGGCATTCCAGCCTCTATCGCCATAGC TCACAATCTCGAAATGGCTCCAGACGCTCAGCCAATCTTCCGCGCAGTTGCGACTTCGACCAGGCCACTGTATCAACTTCTCAGATGCATCAACTTTGCACCAAGAGTTCATGTTCAAATTACAGAGGATGGTGTTCGTTTCGCTGCTGACCATGCACGGGTGATGCAAG GAGTTGCATTTCTCGATAAAgctctcttctcatcatacACAGCCAACTTGCCTGCTCAGGATGGCGACAATCCACCTGAGCTTCCTAATTTTCAACTTTCTTTATCTTCTGTTCTCGAAGTACTCCAAATATTTGGAGCCGTAGACGTGGCCACACGAGCTCAAAAAGCAGACCAGGATCCTTATCGCAGCAATCTTCGGAACTATCGGCCTGATGCTTTCAGTAACCAAACTCTTGGTATTTCTGGCACCTGTACTCTGCAGTATGGCCAGGAAGGTGATCCATTCAAGATCACAATCGAGGAGTCTGGCGTTAAGACGACAGCGTCATTGACAACCTATCTACCAGAAATACCTGATGATATTCCATTTGACCGCAACGATCTGTCTTTCAAAATTATTATGCAATCTCGAACACTACTCGATTCTCTTGCGGAGATTTCTCCAACAGCACCGACAAAGCTAACTATCACAACCACTAAAACCTCACCATTTCTGTCTCTCGCTGGTGTCGGGGATCTTGGAAGCTCAGGAGTGGACTTCGCGCGTGGAAGAGACCTTCTCGAAACCTTCAACATACAGGAACGCTGGTCGCAAGCTTACAAGTTTGACTTTATCAAGAATTCAACAGAAGCAATGCGGATTGCCACTAAGGTTAGTCTACGAGGGGATGGTCAGGGGGTGCTGAGTCTGCAATTCATGGTAGATATTGAAGGTGGCAAGCgaagcttcttggacttCCGGTTCGTTCCATTCATCTCGCacgatgaggacgatgatgaggatgatgaggcaGAGGAGGCTGGCGAAGCAGATTAG
- a CDS encoding Bromodomain-containing protein yields the protein MSEENGKRKAEEEPSSPTPSKRIKQNDSAEPPEKKPEIKRIPFPEKPAVIEERNGEIEFRVVNNDNERESLIILTGLKCIFQKQLPKMPKDYIARLVYDRTHLSIAIVKKPLEVVGGITYRPFKGRRFAEIVFCAISSDQQVKGYGAHLMSHLKDYVKATSDVMHFLTYADNYAIGYFKKQGFTKEITLDKKVWMGYIKDYEGGTIMQCSMLPRIRYLEMGRMLLKQKECVQAKIRAYSKSHNIHAPPKEWKNGITEINPLDIPAIRASGWSPDMDELARQPRHGPNYNQLLHLLNDLQNHNSAWPFLVPVNRDDVADYYDVIKEPMDLSTMESKLEADQYLTPEDFIKDAKLVFDNCRKYNNESTPYAKSANKLEKYMWQQIKAIPEWSHLEPER from the exons ATGTCAGAAGAAA ACGGCAAGCGCAAAGCCGAGGAGGAGCCATCGTCTCCTACCCCATCGAAGCGCATTAAGCAAAATGACTCGGCTGAGCCTCCGGAGAAGAAGCCGGAGATCAAGAGGATTCCTTTCCCCGAAAAG CCCGCCGTCATCGAAGAGCGCAATGGCGAAATCGAATTCCGAGTAGtcaacaacgacaacgaGCGCGAATCACTCATCATCTTAACTGGACTCAAGTGTATCTTTCAAAAACAACTTCCCAAAATGCCTAAGGATTATATTGCGCGACTAGTTTACGACCGAACACATTTATCGATTGCCATCGTCAAGAAACCCCTTGAAGTTGTTGGAGGAATCACATATCGCCCATTCAAGGGTCGTCGTTTCGCCGAGATTGTTTTCTGTGCCATTAGTTCTGACCAGCAAGTCAAGGGATACGGCGCCCATCTCATGTCGCACTTGAAGGATTATGTCAAGGCGACAAGCGACGTGATGCATTTCCTCACCTATGCCGACAACTACGCTATTGGTTACTTCAAAAAGCAAGGTTTCACCAAGGAAATCACCCTCGACAAGAAAGTCTGGATGGGCTACATCAAGGACTACGAAGGCGGTACAATTATGCAGTGCTCGATGCTGCCGCGGATTCGATATCTCGAAATGGGTCGCATGCTCCTTAAGCAGAAAGAATGCGTCCAAGCCAAGATCCGCGCTTACTCCAAATCACACAATATCCATGCTCCGCCGAAGGAGTGGAAGAACGGAATCACCGAGATTAACCCTCTCGATATTCCTGCCATTCGAGCATCAGGGTGGTCCCCTGATATGGACGAACTCGCCCGGCAACCTCGCCATGGGCCCAATTAcaatcaacttcttcacttACTCAACGATCTACAGAACCACAACTCAGCCTGGCCATTCCTTGTGCCTGTTAACCGCGATGATGTAGCCGATTACTACGACGTTATCAAGGAGCCTATGGATCTTAGTACGATGGAGAGCAAACTTGAGGCCGACCAGTACCTCACGCCTGAAGATTTCATCAAGGACGCCAAGCTTGTTTTCGACAACTGCAGGAAGTACAATAATGAGAGCACTCCCTATGCGAAGTCGGCCAACAAGCTCGAAAAGTACATGTGGCAGCAGATCAAGGCGATTCCTGAGTGGTCACATCTGGAGCCTGAGAGATAG